One genomic window of Conger conger chromosome 9, fConCon1.1, whole genome shotgun sequence includes the following:
- the syt11a gene encoding synaptotagmin-11a gives MAEITNIRPTYEVSPVLAGFLGAGVLVVSVTVAVFLWTCCQRRYRQLTGGYKLRGDRCDAATDPPYKFIHMLKGVSIYPETLSNAKKIVRVGRRGRGGRGEREREWGHGAGGGAGGGAVLLVDAAENGLLDTPPAHLQVKRLERDLPIRADYCCLDSSSASSSETNSAAPSKTASPFTPAEEPGLGAITLAVDYNFPKKALVVTILEARGLPAVDEESGSSDPYVKMTILPEKKHRVKTRVLRKTLEPVFDETFTFYGVPYSGLPELVLHFLVLSFDRFSRDDVIGEAVVPLAGVDPSTGRVQLTQPICKRNIQCVSRGELLLSLSYQPVTHRLSVVVLKAKHLPKMDITGLSGNPYVKVNVFYGRKRIAKKKTHVKKCTLNPVFNESFIYDVPAELMPDIAVEFLVIDFDRTTKNEVVGRVVLAAHSPSSSGATHWREVLDNPRRQIAKWHNLSEY, from the exons aggTGTCCCCGGTGCTGGCCGGCTTCCTGGGGGCGGGGGTGCTGGTCGTCTCGGTGACGGTCGCCGTGTTCCTGTGGACCTGTTGCCAGCGGCGATACCGGCAGCTGACGGGCGGCTACAAGCTCCGGGGCGACCGCTGCGACGCGGCGACCGACCCGCCCTACAAGTTCATCCACATGCTGAAGGGCGTCAGCATCTACCCGGAGACGCTCAGCAACGCCAAGAAGATCGTGCGCGTGGGCCGGCGCGGGCGGGGCGGCCGGGGGGAGCGGGAGCGCGAGTGGGGGCACGgcgcggggggcggggccgggggcggggccgtgCTGCTGGTGGACGCGGCGGAGAACGGCCTGCTGGACACGCCCCCGGCCCACCTGCAGGTGAAGCGGCTGGAGCGGGACCTGCCAATCAGGGCCGACTACTGTTGCCTGGACAGCAGCTCGGCCAGTAGCAGCGAGACCAACAGCGCCGCCCCCAGCAAGACCGCCTCCCCCTTCACGCCGGCCGAGGAGCCCGGCCTGGGGGCCATCACGCTGGCCGTGGACTACAACTTCCCCAAGAAGGCCCTGGTGGTGACCATCCTGGAGGCCCGGGGCCTGCCGGCGGTGGACGAGGAGTCCGGCAGCTCCGACCCCTACGTGAAGATGACCATCCTGCCGGAGAAGAAGCACCGCGTGAAGACCCGCGTGCTGCGCAAGACGCTGGAGCCCGTGTTCGACGAGACCTTCACCTTCTACGGTGTGCCCTACAGCGGCCTGCCCGAGCTGGTGCTGCACTTCCTGGTGCTCAGCTTCGACCGCTTCTCCCGCGACGACGTCATCGGCGAGGCCGTGGTGCCGCTGGCGGGCGTGGACCCCAGCACCGGCCGCGTGCAGCTCACCCAGCCCATCTGCAAGAGGAACATACAg tgtgtgagccgGGGGGAgctgctgctgtctctgtcCTACCAGCCCGTCACACACAGGCTGAGCGTGGTGGTGCTGAAGGCCAAACACCTGCCCAAGATGGACATCACAGGCCTGTCTGGCA acCCGTATGTGAAGGTGAACGTGTTCTACGGCCGCAAGCGCATCGCCAAGAAGAAGACGCACGTGAAGAAGTGCACGCTCAACCCCGTCTTCAACGAGTCCTTCATCTACGACGTGCCGGCGGAGCTGATGCCCGACATCGCCGTGGAGTTCCTGGTCATCGACTTCGACCGCACCACCAAGAACGAGGTGGTGGGCCGGGTGGTGCTGGCCGCCCACAGCCCCAGTTCCTCTGGCGCCACCCACTGGCGGGAGGTCCTCGACAACCCTCGCCGACAAATCGCCAAGTGGCACAACCTCAGCGAGTACTAG